Proteins co-encoded in one Bradyrhizobium sp. 170 genomic window:
- a CDS encoding tripartite tricarboxylate transporter substrate-binding protein → MGQMLKAAAALTAMIASTPALAAWEPTKPVEIVVAAGAGGASDQMARMMQAAIQKNNLMKQPMVVSLKGGASGAEALMYMKSSDGDANKVLIAYSLIYMLPLSAKIPFNWRDLTPVSVVAMDQFVLWDNADGPKTVKDFIAAAKAASSPFKMGGTGSKREDHVLTVFMEQKTGAKFSYLPYKSGGEAATQLVGKHTESNVNNPSENLEVWRAGQVRALCVFDKERISYKTKVTETQSWNDIPTCKEEGLDVQYLMLRAMFLPGKVTPEQQAFYVDLFQKVTQTTEYKDYMEKQALKPIFLTGKDMLKFLEEDDKLNTALMNEAGFVAK, encoded by the coding sequence GTGGGACAGATGCTGAAAGCTGCGGCCGCCTTGACGGCCATGATCGCAAGCACCCCGGCGCTTGCCGCCTGGGAGCCGACCAAACCGGTTGAAATCGTGGTCGCAGCCGGCGCGGGCGGTGCGTCCGACCAGATGGCGCGGATGATGCAGGCGGCCATCCAGAAGAACAATCTGATGAAGCAGCCGATGGTTGTATCGCTCAAGGGCGGCGCGTCGGGTGCCGAGGCGCTGATGTACATGAAGTCGAGCGACGGCGATGCCAATAAGGTGCTGATCGCCTATTCGCTGATCTACATGCTGCCGCTGTCGGCGAAGATTCCCTTCAACTGGCGCGACCTGACGCCGGTGTCGGTCGTTGCGATGGATCAATTCGTGCTGTGGGACAATGCCGACGGACCGAAGACGGTGAAGGACTTCATCGCGGCCGCCAAGGCGGCAAGCTCGCCGTTCAAGATGGGTGGCACCGGCTCCAAGCGCGAGGATCACGTGCTGACCGTGTTCATGGAGCAGAAGACCGGCGCGAAATTCTCCTACCTGCCGTACAAGTCGGGCGGCGAGGCGGCGACGCAGCTGGTCGGCAAGCACACCGAATCCAACGTCAACAATCCATCCGAAAACCTGGAAGTCTGGCGCGCCGGTCAGGTCCGCGCGCTCTGCGTGTTCGACAAGGAGCGCATCTCCTACAAGACCAAGGTCACCGAAACGCAATCCTGGAACGATATCCCGACCTGCAAGGAGGAGGGGCTCGACGTGCAGTATCTGATGCTGCGCGCGATGTTCCTGCCCGGCAAAGTGACGCCGGAGCAGCAGGCGTTCTACGTCGACCTGTTCCAGAAGGTGACGCAGACGACGGAGTACAAGGACTATATGGAGAAGCAGGCGCTCAAGCCGATCTTCCTCACCGGCAAGGACATGCTGAAGTTCCTCGAGGAGGACGACAAGCTCAACACAGCGCTGATGAACGAAGCGGGCTTCGTCGCGAAATAG
- a CDS encoding enoyl-CoA hydratase/isomerase family protein codes for MNAPVAATEDLIYSVEDGIARLTFNRPQARNALTFAMYEQMAVICETINNDRSIKAMILTGAGDKAFASGTDISQFRAFKTAQDALDYEARIDRVLGALEACRVPTIAAIAGACTGGGAGIAACCDIRIGTETTRMGFPIARTLGNCLSMSNISRLVSLVGPARTKDLIFKARLVEAPEALALGLLNEVVPDVATLQRRADETAKLVASHAPITLEVTKEAVRRIRRTLTRDEGEDLILRAYMSEDFREGMDAFLNKRSPNWKGK; via the coding sequence ATGAACGCTCCGGTAGCTGCGACCGAAGACCTGATCTATTCCGTCGAGGACGGAATCGCCCGGCTGACGTTCAACCGTCCGCAGGCGCGCAATGCGCTGACCTTTGCCATGTACGAGCAAATGGCTGTTATCTGCGAGACGATCAACAATGATCGCTCGATCAAGGCGATGATCCTGACCGGCGCCGGCGACAAGGCGTTCGCGTCGGGCACCGACATCTCGCAGTTCCGGGCCTTCAAGACCGCGCAGGACGCGCTCGATTACGAAGCGCGGATCGATCGCGTGCTCGGCGCGCTGGAGGCATGCCGGGTGCCGACGATCGCGGCGATTGCCGGCGCCTGCACCGGCGGAGGCGCGGGGATCGCGGCGTGCTGCGACATTCGCATCGGCACCGAGACGACGCGGATGGGCTTTCCGATCGCGCGCACGCTCGGCAACTGCCTGTCGATGTCGAATATCTCCAGGCTGGTTTCGCTGGTCGGCCCCGCACGGACCAAGGACCTGATCTTCAAGGCGAGGCTGGTCGAGGCGCCGGAGGCGCTGGCGCTCGGGCTGCTCAATGAAGTCGTGCCCGATGTCGCGACGCTGCAGCGCCGCGCCGACGAAACGGCGAAGCTGGTCGCCAGCCATGCGCCGATCACGCTCGAAGTCACCAAGGAAGCAGTGCGCCGCATCCGTCGGACGCTGACGCGCGACGAGGGCGAAGACCTGATCCTGCGCGCCTATATGAGCGAGGATTTCCGCGAAGGAATGGACGCGTTCCTCAACAAGCGCTCGCCGAACTGGAAGGGCAAGTAG
- a CDS encoding aminotransferase class V-fold PLP-dependent enzyme — translation MTVHTGRHFLQIPGPTNVPDRVLRAMDMPTMDHRGPEFAEIGHAVLAAMQRVFRTKQPVIIYPSSGTGAWEAALVNTLQPGDKVLMGETGQFAVLWRGIAEKFKLEVDFLPGDWRHGANLEQIEARLSADKAHKIKAVCVVHNETSTGCVTHPQDVRKVLDRVNHPALLMVDTISGLGSLEYEHDAWGIDVSVAGSQKGLMLPPGLGFNAVSEKALAVAKANPAMRSYWDWQEIIAINKAGTWPYTPATNLLFGLREAVKMLEEEGLENVFARHKRHSAATRAAAKVWGLETQCQEQGAHSPALTGVVMPEGHDADNFRKVVLENFDMSLGTGLNKIKGKVFRIGHIGHFNDLMLMGTLSGVEMGLDLAKVPHRGGGVLAAMEVLKGRDVVAMPKAAVA, via the coding sequence ATGACCGTGCATACTGGAAGGCATTTTCTGCAGATTCCGGGACCGACCAACGTGCCGGACCGGGTGCTGCGCGCGATGGACATGCCGACCATGGACCACCGGGGTCCGGAATTCGCCGAGATCGGCCATGCCGTGCTGGCTGCCATGCAGCGGGTGTTTCGCACCAAGCAGCCGGTGATCATCTACCCGTCGTCCGGCACCGGCGCCTGGGAGGCAGCCCTCGTCAATACGCTGCAGCCCGGCGACAAGGTTCTGATGGGGGAAACCGGGCAGTTCGCCGTGCTGTGGCGCGGTATCGCCGAGAAGTTCAAGCTCGAAGTTGATTTCCTGCCCGGTGACTGGCGTCACGGCGCCAATCTCGAGCAGATCGAGGCGCGGCTGTCGGCCGACAAGGCGCACAAGATCAAGGCTGTGTGCGTGGTGCACAACGAGACCTCGACCGGCTGCGTCACCCACCCGCAGGACGTCCGCAAAGTTCTCGACCGCGTCAATCACCCCGCGCTGCTGATGGTCGACACCATCTCCGGTCTCGGATCGCTGGAATATGAGCACGATGCCTGGGGCATCGACGTGTCGGTGGCCGGATCGCAGAAGGGCCTGATGCTGCCGCCGGGTCTCGGCTTCAACGCCGTCTCGGAAAAGGCGCTGGCTGTTGCGAAAGCGAACCCCGCGATGCGCTCCTACTGGGACTGGCAGGAGATCATCGCCATCAACAAGGCAGGCACCTGGCCCTATACGCCCGCGACCAATTTGCTGTTTGGCTTGCGCGAAGCGGTCAAGATGCTCGAGGAAGAGGGGCTGGAGAATGTCTTCGCCCGGCACAAGCGCCACAGCGCCGCGACGCGCGCAGCCGCCAAGGTGTGGGGCCTGGAAACGCAATGCCAGGAGCAGGGCGCACACTCGCCCGCGCTGACCGGCGTCGTCATGCCGGAAGGCCACGACGCTGACAATTTCCGCAAGGTCGTGCTGGAAAACTTCGACATGTCGCTCGGCACCGGCCTGAACAAGATCAAGGGCAAGGTGTTCCGGATCGGTCATATCGGGCACTTCAACGACCTGATGCTGATGGGCACGCTGTCGGGCGTCGAGATGGGTCTCGACCTCGCCAAGGTGCCGCACCGTGGCGGTGGCGTACTGGCGGCGATGGAAGTGCTCAAGGGACGCGACGTCGTCGCGATGCCGAAGGCCGCCGTTGCCTGA
- a CDS encoding alanine--glyoxylate aminotransferase family protein has protein sequence MRQGRHFLQIPGPSPVPDRVLRAMDMPVIDHRSAQFAELGRAVLEGSQRIFQTAGPVMIFPSSGTGAWEAAIVNTLSPGDKVLMVETGHFATLWRQMAGRFGIEVDFIAGDWRRGADPAQIEARLAEDAAHAIKAVMVVHNETSTGATSRIADIRAAIDRTGHPALLMVDTISSLGSVDYRHDEWKVDVSVSCSQKGFMLPPGLGFNAISEKARAAARTNRMPRSYFDWEEMLKPNAKGFFPYTPATNLLYGLREAIAMLLEEGLENVFARHQRLAAATRAAVNHWGLEVLCQEPQEYSPVLTAVLMPPGHDADQFRQVVLDNFNMSLGSGLSKVAGKVFRIGHLGECNELTLLAALTGVEMGLSVAGIPYRAGGVDAAMKYLEQRPQGNFPAHLKVVGS, from the coding sequence ATGCGGCAAGGACGGCATTTTCTGCAGATTCCGGGGCCGAGCCCGGTCCCGGACCGGGTTCTTCGCGCCATGGACATGCCCGTGATCGATCACCGCAGCGCCCAGTTCGCCGAGCTCGGGCGAGCGGTGCTGGAGGGCAGCCAGAGGATTTTCCAGACCGCCGGACCGGTGATGATCTTCCCGTCGTCCGGGACAGGCGCCTGGGAGGCCGCGATCGTCAATACGCTTTCGCCCGGCGACAAGGTTCTGATGGTGGAGACCGGCCACTTTGCGACCCTGTGGCGCCAGATGGCGGGCCGCTTCGGGATCGAAGTCGATTTCATTGCCGGCGATTGGCGTCGCGGCGCCGACCCCGCCCAGATCGAGGCCAGGCTCGCAGAGGATGCCGCACACGCGATCAAGGCGGTGATGGTCGTCCATAACGAGACGTCGACCGGCGCCACAAGTCGTATCGCCGACATCCGCGCCGCGATCGACCGGACCGGACATCCCGCTTTGTTGATGGTCGACACCATCTCCTCGCTCGGGTCGGTCGACTACCGGCATGACGAATGGAAGGTCGATGTCAGCGTCAGTTGTTCGCAAAAGGGTTTCATGCTGCCGCCCGGCCTCGGCTTCAACGCGATCTCGGAGAAGGCCCGCGCCGCCGCCAGGACAAACCGGATGCCGCGCTCCTATTTTGATTGGGAGGAGATGCTGAAGCCGAACGCGAAGGGCTTCTTCCCGTATACGCCGGCGACAAACCTGCTCTACGGGCTGCGTGAGGCGATCGCGATGCTGCTGGAAGAGGGGCTCGAAAATGTGTTCGCGCGTCACCAGCGGCTCGCCGCAGCGACGCGAGCGGCGGTCAATCATTGGGGGCTGGAGGTGTTGTGCCAGGAACCCCAGGAATATTCGCCTGTGCTGACCGCCGTGTTGATGCCGCCGGGGCATGACGCCGATCAATTCCGTCAGGTCGTGCTCGACAACTTCAACATGTCGCTCGGCTCCGGACTGTCGAAGGTTGCCGGAAAGGTGTTCCGCATCGGCCATCTCGGCGAATGCAACGAACTGACCTTGCTCGCGGCGCTGACGGGCGTGGAGATGGGATTGTCGGTCGCCGGCATTCCGTATCGGGCCGGCGGCGTCGATGCTGCGATGAAATATCTGGAGCAGCGTCCGCAAGGCAATTTCCCGGCGCATCTCAAGGTCGTAGGCAGCTAG
- a CDS encoding GntR family transcriptional regulator, producing the protein MKSTIPETGVPITQPDRQEASLHGEILLRLRDYVVEGNIPEGARVPERQLCEMLGISRTPLREALKVLAAEGLIELLPNRGARVRQLSERDLEELFDVMAGLESLAGRLACEAITDEEIAAIERLHYEMYGHYLNSDMHGYFQVNQRIHESIVAAARNEALHAAYASFAGRIRRVRYSANFARKRQRWGEAMREHEAILDALRRRAGSELSDILFQHLRNKRTAAIEHLAVARGANAATAPGS; encoded by the coding sequence ATGAAATCCACGATTCCCGAAACCGGGGTGCCGATCACCCAGCCCGACCGCCAGGAGGCCTCGCTGCACGGCGAAATCCTACTGCGGCTTCGCGATTACGTGGTCGAAGGCAACATTCCAGAGGGGGCACGCGTTCCCGAACGGCAGCTCTGCGAGATGCTCGGAATCTCCAGGACTCCGCTGCGCGAGGCGCTCAAGGTGCTTGCAGCGGAGGGCTTGATCGAACTTTTGCCCAACCGCGGCGCACGCGTGCGCCAGCTTAGCGAGCGGGACCTGGAGGAGCTTTTCGACGTGATGGCCGGCCTGGAAAGCCTCGCCGGACGCCTAGCCTGCGAAGCCATCACGGACGAGGAAATCGCCGCGATCGAGCGGCTGCACTACGAGATGTACGGCCATTACCTCAATAGCGACATGCACGGATATTTTCAGGTCAACCAGCGCATCCACGAGAGCATTGTCGCCGCCGCGCGCAACGAGGCCCTGCACGCGGCCTACGCCAGTTTTGCCGGCCGGATCCGCCGCGTCCGCTATTCAGCCAATTTCGCGCGCAAGCGGCAGCGCTGGGGCGAGGCCATGCGCGAGCACGAAGCGATCCTGGATGCCCTGCGCCGCCGCGCCGGAAGCGAGCTGAGCGACATCCTTTTCCAGCACTTGCGCAACAAGCGAACCGCAGCCATTGAACATCTGGCCGTGGCACGGGGCGCCAACGCAGCCACAGCCCCGGGCAGCTAG
- a CDS encoding FAD-binding and (Fe-S)-binding domain-containing protein, translating to MKNASTLERRLRSNMTGDVLFDAFDRGRYATDASFYQIMPAGVVVPRSMDEALKALAICRDDGLIVTPRGGGTSQCGQTVNEGIVVDFSKDLNRILSLDVENRICVVEPGIVLDDLNRQLKKHGLWFPVDVSTASRATIGGMAGNNSCGGRSLRYGTMRDNTLSMDAALADGTLLHFGEVPRDLARVNSPQSGLELFRDMLDLGEREAAEISERFPKVQRRVGGYNLDALVPRNAPNNMAHLLVGSEGTLAFTTQVELKLWPVIRNKVLGVCHFGSFYEAMDAAQHLVKLRPIAVELVDRTMIALGRDIAMFQPIIATAVRGDPDAVLVVEFAEEDQAENLHRLKQLGELMADLGFGWDKPQRKWGGVVEITEPALQAGVADFRAAGLNVMMSMKQEGKPVSFVEDCAVPLPHLADYTERLNAIFVKHGTRGTMYAHASEGCLHVRPVLNLKLEKDVKAMRAIAEETFEMVREYKGSHSGEHGDGLVRSEFHETMFGSRIVADFREVKARFDPDNLLNPGKIVDPPKMDDRSLFRYRPDYRIGELKTALDWSAYPGAGGGFQGAVEMCNNNGACRKLEGGVMCPSYRATRNEKDVTRGRANTLRLAISGQLGPDALASDEMMDTLKLCVSCKACRHECPTGVDMAKMKIEVLAARAEKHGLSMRDRLVGYLPRYADLASRFAPLANWRNNSPLLRALLEKFAGISAKRALPAFRRDMFKADAEVFGAADGHEVVLFADTFNRIYERENLDAALRVLVEGGYRVHVPRPADRARPLCCGRTFLSAGLVAQARSELDRLVTTYAPFAARGVPIVGLEPSCLLTLRDELLSLRSDNEAKSVSAHALLFEEFLVREAEAGRLKLPLGAMPTKALVHGHCHQKSFGAFKPVEKVLRLIPDLGVETIESSCCGMAGAFGYGADTYQASMEMAELSLLPAVRRADAAALIVADGTSCRHQIKDGTNRAALHVARVLAMSLDNARPNH from the coding sequence ATGAAAAACGCCTCAACGCTCGAGCGACGCCTGCGGTCAAACATGACCGGCGACGTCCTTTTCGACGCCTTCGACCGCGGCCGCTACGCCACCGATGCCTCGTTCTACCAGATCATGCCGGCGGGCGTCGTGGTACCCCGCAGCATGGACGAGGCCCTCAAGGCGCTCGCCATTTGCCGCGACGACGGCCTGATCGTCACCCCGCGTGGCGGCGGCACCTCGCAATGCGGCCAGACCGTCAACGAGGGCATCGTCGTCGATTTTTCGAAGGACCTGAACCGCATCCTCTCGCTCGACGTCGAGAACCGCATTTGCGTGGTCGAGCCCGGCATCGTGCTGGACGACCTCAACCGCCAGCTCAAAAAGCACGGGCTGTGGTTTCCGGTCGACGTGTCCACCGCCTCGCGCGCCACCATCGGCGGCATGGCCGGCAACAATTCCTGCGGCGGCCGTTCGCTGCGCTACGGCACCATGCGCGACAACACGCTGTCGATGGACGCGGCGCTGGCCGACGGCACGCTCCTGCATTTCGGCGAGGTGCCGCGGGATCTGGCGCGGGTGAACTCGCCGCAGAGCGGGCTCGAACTGTTCCGGGACATGCTCGATCTCGGCGAGCGCGAGGCCGCAGAAATATCGGAGCGGTTTCCAAAGGTGCAACGCCGCGTCGGCGGCTACAATCTCGATGCGCTGGTGCCGCGCAATGCGCCGAACAACATGGCGCATCTGCTGGTCGGCTCTGAAGGCACACTGGCTTTCACCACGCAGGTCGAACTCAAGCTGTGGCCTGTCATCCGCAACAAGGTGCTCGGTGTCTGCCATTTCGGCAGCTTCTATGAAGCGATGGATGCGGCGCAGCATCTGGTGAAGCTGCGGCCGATCGCGGTGGAATTGGTCGATCGCACCATGATTGCGCTTGGCCGCGACATCGCGATGTTCCAGCCGATCATCGCGACCGCCGTGCGCGGCGATCCCGACGCGGTGCTGGTCGTGGAATTCGCCGAGGAAGACCAGGCCGAAAACCTGCATCGCCTGAAACAGCTCGGCGAACTGATGGCCGACCTCGGTTTCGGCTGGGACAAACCGCAACGCAAATGGGGCGGCGTGGTCGAGATCACCGAACCGGCGTTGCAGGCCGGAGTCGCCGATTTCCGCGCCGCCGGCCTCAACGTGATGATGTCGATGAAGCAGGAAGGCAAGCCGGTTTCCTTTGTCGAGGATTGCGCCGTGCCGCTGCCGCATCTCGCCGACTACACCGAACGGCTCAACGCCATCTTCGTCAAGCACGGCACGCGCGGCACCATGTATGCCCACGCCTCCGAAGGCTGCCTGCATGTCCGCCCCGTCCTCAATCTGAAGCTCGAAAAGGACGTCAAGGCGATGCGGGCCATCGCCGAAGAGACGTTCGAGATGGTGCGCGAGTACAAGGGGTCGCACTCCGGCGAGCATGGCGACGGCCTGGTTCGTTCCGAATTCCACGAAACGATGTTCGGCTCCCGCATCGTGGCCGATTTCCGCGAGGTCAAGGCGCGCTTCGACCCGGACAATTTGCTCAATCCCGGCAAGATCGTCGATCCGCCCAAAATGGACGACCGTTCGCTGTTTCGCTATCGGCCCGACTATCGCATAGGCGAGCTTAAAACCGCGCTCGACTGGTCGGCCTATCCCGGCGCCGGCGGCGGCTTTCAGGGCGCGGTCGAGATGTGCAACAACAACGGCGCCTGCCGCAAGCTCGAGGGCGGCGTGATGTGTCCGTCCTACCGCGCAACCCGCAACGAGAAGGATGTGACGCGAGGCCGCGCCAATACGCTGCGGCTGGCGATCTCGGGGCAGCTCGGACCGGATGCGCTGGCTTCCGACGAGATGATGGATACGCTCAAGCTTTGCGTGTCCTGCAAGGCCTGCCGCCACGAATGTCCGACCGGCGTCGACATGGCCAAGATGAAGATCGAGGTATTGGCCGCCCGCGCGGAGAAACACGGCCTTTCGATGCGCGACCGGCTGGTCGGCTATCTGCCGCGCTATGCGGATCTGGCCTCCCGCTTCGCCCCGCTCGCCAACTGGCGCAACAACAGTCCGTTGCTGCGTGCGCTGTTGGAGAAATTTGCCGGCATCAGCGCGAAGCGCGCCCTGCCCGCCTTCCGCCGCGACATGTTCAAGGCTGACGCCGAGGTCTTCGGCGCCGCAGATGGCCATGAGGTTGTGCTGTTCGCCGACACCTTCAACCGCATTTATGAGCGTGAAAATCTCGACGCCGCCTTGCGGGTGCTAGTCGAGGGTGGGTATCGCGTGCATGTTCCGCGTCCCGCCGACCGCGCCCGTCCGCTGTGTTGCGGGCGGACGTTCCTCTCAGCCGGCCTGGTCGCACAGGCGCGCAGCGAACTGGACAGGCTGGTCACGACCTACGCGCCATTCGCCGCGCGCGGCGTGCCAATCGTCGGACTGGAGCCGAGCTGTCTCCTGACGCTTCGCGACGAACTGCTCTCGCTCCGCTCGGACAACGAAGCCAAGAGCGTCAGCGCGCATGCATTGCTGTTCGAGGAGTTTCTGGTTCGCGAGGCGGAAGCCGGCCGCCTGAAACTGCCGCTCGGCGCCATGCCGACGAAAGCGCTGGTTCACGGCCACTGCCACCAAAAATCATTCGGCGCGTTCAAGCCGGTTGAAAAGGTACTTCGTCTCATTCCTGATCTCGGCGTCGAAACCATCGAATCCAGTTGCTGCGGTATGGCCGGCGCGTTCGGATACGGCGCCGACACCTATCAGGCCTCGATGGAAATGGCCGAGCTGTCGCTGCTGCCGGCGGTGCGCCGCGCCGATGCGGCTGCGTTGATCGTCGCCGACGGCACCTCGTGCCGGCACCAGATCAAGGATGGCACGAACCGTGCAGCCTTGCACGTCGCCCGGGTGCTCGCGATGAGCCTCGACAACGCGCGGCCCAACCATTAA
- a CDS encoding heme-binding protein, which translates to MAELTLDVARKILDAALAKGVEKKLKPLVITILDARGCVKVTAAQDGTSLMRAEIAHGKAYGALAMGMGSRALFQRAQEQAYFVSAVNTLAQGRLVPVPGGVLIQGDGGLLGAVGVSGDTSDNDEICAVAGIEAAGLKPNAG; encoded by the coding sequence ATGGCCGAACTTACCCTCGACGTCGCCCGGAAGATTCTCGATGCCGCGCTTGCCAAGGGCGTCGAGAAGAAACTGAAGCCGCTGGTCATCACCATTCTGGATGCCCGCGGCTGCGTGAAGGTCACGGCGGCGCAGGACGGCACCAGCCTGATGCGGGCCGAAATCGCGCATGGCAAGGCCTATGGCGCACTCGCGATGGGCATGGGGTCGCGGGCGTTGTTCCAGCGCGCGCAAGAGCAGGCCTACTTCGTCAGTGCGGTGAACACGCTGGCGCAAGGCCGCCTTGTGCCGGTGCCCGGCGGCGTGCTGATCCAGGGCGATGGCGGCCTGCTCGGCGCCGTCGGCGTCAGCGGCGATACCTCGGATAATGACGAGATCTGCGCCGTCGCGGGCATCGAAGCCGCCGGACTGAAGCCAAACGCGGGCTGA
- a CDS encoding enoyl-CoA hydratase/isomerase family protein, which yields MTNTSSVIREKRGQAFWITINRPDKRNAINADVVAGIARGYREAHDDKEVRVIVLTGAGDKAFCAGADLQNSGAAFAMDYSRPNVDYADLLRLSQNATKPAIARVGGVCMAGGMGLLCMTDMAVAADHVIFGLPEVKVGVFPMQVLSLLQSIAPKRLVSEWSLTGEPFDAHIAKEAGLLNYVVPAAELDAKVDWLISRIVDKSPTAIRRGKYAMRAIASMSFDESIAYTESQIALLAMTEDAKEGLKAFGEKRKPSWPGR from the coding sequence ATGACCAATACAAGCAGCGTGATACGCGAGAAGCGCGGACAGGCGTTCTGGATTACCATCAACCGGCCGGACAAGCGCAACGCCATCAATGCCGATGTGGTCGCCGGCATCGCCCGCGGCTATCGCGAAGCGCATGACGACAAGGAGGTCCGCGTCATCGTGCTGACGGGCGCAGGGGACAAGGCGTTTTGCGCCGGCGCCGACCTGCAGAACAGCGGCGCAGCCTTTGCGATGGATTATTCGCGGCCGAATGTCGACTACGCCGATCTGCTGCGGCTGTCGCAGAACGCCACCAAGCCCGCGATCGCGCGGGTAGGGGGCGTCTGCATGGCCGGCGGCATGGGTCTGTTGTGCATGACCGATATGGCGGTCGCCGCCGATCATGTGATTTTCGGTTTGCCCGAAGTGAAGGTCGGCGTATTCCCGATGCAGGTGCTGAGCCTGCTGCAGTCGATCGCACCGAAGCGGCTGGTCAGTGAATGGTCGCTGACCGGCGAGCCGTTCGACGCGCACATCGCCAAGGAAGCAGGCCTCCTGAACTACGTGGTGCCCGCGGCCGAACTGGACGCCAAGGTCGATTGGCTGATCAGCCGCATCGTCGACAAGTCGCCGACCGCGATCCGGCGCGGCAAATACGCGATGCGGGCGATCGCCTCGATGTCGTTCGACGAGAGCATCGCCTATACCGAAAGCCAGATCGCGTTGCTGGCGATGACGGAGGACGCCAAGGAAGGCCTCAAGGCCTTCGGCGAGAAACGCAAACCGTCTTGGCCGGGGCGCTGA